The following are encoded together in the Coffea arabica cultivar ET-39 chromosome 1c, Coffea Arabica ET-39 HiFi, whole genome shotgun sequence genome:
- the LOC113726158 gene encoding uncharacterized protein produces MSDNMNDGQKKAFEDAVNEKVEIIRGELREEMNSKLADFKEELIAQFEARMRASTCDLASLQRREMNAAKQSQISDSLEVGDRMNREVGTNDAEMYKEVGTNDAEINKCEMNKKVSSIADILENHHTKKKRSRTTCKRLA; encoded by the exons ATGTCAGATAACATGAATGATGGACAAAAGAAAGCATTTGAGGATGCAGTGAATGAGAAAGTGGAAATCATACGTGGTGAACTACGAGAAGAAATGAATTCGAAATTGGCAGATTTTAAGGAGGAGTTGATTGCTCAATTTGAAGCAAGAATG AGGGCATCCACATGTGACTTGGCATCACtccaaagaagagaaatgaaTGCAGCAAAACAATCTCAAATTTCGGACTCATTAGAG GTTGGTGATAGAATGAACAGGGAAGTTGGAACAAATGATGCTGAAATGTACAAGGAAGTTGGAACAAATGATGCTGAAATAAACAAGtgtgaaatgaataaaaaagtTTCTTCAATTGCTGATATTCTTGAG AACCATCatacaaagaagaaaaggagcagGACTACTTGCAAACGACTTGCTTGA
- the LOC113742017 gene encoding cytochrome P450 94C1-like, which yields MASVEYTFWLQVLQKGFGFLFFGFTILFSFLSVLVYILRLKPWCSCDSCRSYLTSSWSHEFNNLCDWYSHLLQKSPTGTIHVHVLSNIITANPKNVEYIIKTRFENFPKGKPFSALLGDLLGRGIFNVDGESWKFQRKMASLELGSVSTRSYAFQVVANEIRTRLVPLLSSVAGKEGKVLDLQDVLRRFSFDTICKFSFGMDPSCLELSLPVSELANAFDLATQLSAARAISASPLIWKLKRFLNTGSEKKLKEALKLVNSLAEGVIKQKRNMGFSSQQDLLSRFMGSIEDDKYLRDIIVSFLLAGRDTVASALTCFFWLLAKHPEVKQAILDESNHIMGENISADNLASFEQMQKMHYLQAAIYESMRLYPPVQFDSKYCQEDDVLPDGTFVKKGTKVTYHPYAMGRMQSIWGPDCLEFKPERWLQDGRFKPESPFKYPVFQGGLRVCLGKDMALVEMKSIALSLIRQFDIQVNAPTSDTPRFMPGLTASVRGGLQVQIQERRTKSS from the coding sequence ATGGCTTCTGTTGAATATACCTTTTGGTTGCAAGTTCTGCAAAAAGGGTTTGGATTCTTGTTCTTCGGTTTCACaatcttgttttcatttttatcagTTTTGGTCTATATCTTGAGATTGAAGCCATGGTGTAGCTGTGATTCGTGTAGAAGTTATCTGACTTCGAGCTGGTCGCATGAGTTTAACAATCTTTGCGATTGGTATTCTCATCTTCTGCAGAAAAGCCCAACTGGGACAATTCATGTTCATGTTCTTAGCAACATCATCACTGCCAATCCCAAGAATGTTGAGTATATTATCAAGACACGGTTTGAGAATTTCCCAAAAGGAAAACCTTTCTCTGCTCTTTTGGGTGATCTTTTGGGCCGTGGAATATTCAATGTTGATGGCGAATCGTGGAAGTTTCAACGCAAAATGGCCAGTTTGGAGCTGGGAAGTGTCTCAACAAGGTCATACGCGTTCCAGGTTGTTGCAAATGAAATCCGGACAAGGCTTGTACCCCTCTTGTCATCAGTTGCAGGTAAAGAAGGCAAAGTTTTGGATTTGCAAGATGTGCTTAGGCGATTCTCCTTCGACACAATCTGCAAATTTTCATTCGGGATGGATCCTTCTTGTCTTGAATTATCCCTCCCGGTTTCGGAATTGGCAAATGCATTTGATCTGGCTACACAATTATCAGCTGCGAGAGCAATCTCAGCTTCCCCCTTGATTTGGAAGCTGAAGAGGTTTCTCAATACAGGAAGCGAGAAGAAGCTCAAAGAAGCCCTTAAATTGGTGAATTCCCTCGCGGAGGGAGTCATCAAACAGAAGAGAAACATGGGTTTTTCTTCCCAGCAAGACCTCTTATCGAGATTCATGGGCAGCATTGAAGATGACAAGTATCTAAGAGACATCATAGTTAGCTTCCTTTTGGCGGGGCGAGACACGGTTGCTTCTGCCTTGACCTGTTTCTTTTGGTTACTGGCAAAGCATCCAGAGGTTAAACAAGCAATTCTTGACGAATCAAATCATATCATGGGTGAAAATATTTCAGCAGACAACCTCGCGAGCTTCGAGCAAATGCAGAAGATGCATTATTTGCAAGCAGCAATTTACGAGAGCATGAGGCTATATCCACCAGTTCAGTTTGATTCGAAGTACTGTCAAGAAGATGATGTTCTTCCTGATGGTACTTTTGTCAAGAAAGGCACAAAGGTGACTTATCACCCTTATGCAATGGGTAGAATGCAAAGCATTTGGGGTCCTGATTGCCTTGAATTCAAGCCAGAAAGATGGTTGCAAGATGGGAGATTCAAGCCAGAAAGTCCATTCAAGTATCCAGTTTTTCAAGGTGGCCTCAGGGTTTGTTTGGGCAAGGACATGGCCCTGGTGGAGATGAAAAGTATTGCTCTCTCATTAATCAGGCAATTTGATATCCAAGTTAACGCCCCAACAAGTGATACGCCTAGATTCATGCCAGGATTAACAGCCAGTGTTAGAGGTGGACTTCAAGTACAGATTCAAGAAAGAAGAACGAAATCCAGCTAG